A genomic segment from Lycium ferocissimum isolate CSIRO_LF1 unplaced genomic scaffold, AGI_CSIRO_Lferr_CH_V1 ctg12057, whole genome shotgun sequence encodes:
- the LOC132041863 gene encoding disease resistance protein RUN1-like, translating into MRCAKEWRFEFEKLKAIPHSDIHEILKISFDGLDDDTQSVFLDIACIFHGFYKDEVTKTLNACGFHSESAISTLVRKCLLQRDMYHLVMHDLVRDMGREVVHMESPRDPGKRSRLFSPQAVHDVLQGNKVEVLKVDGQALTGESLSTKAFKKMKNLRVLIIDELHISGDFELLSKEFRLLSWLKCPLKCIPSKFPAEKLVVLDMKESNIQEFGLNLKCKRLKRTPNFSGSKSLETLRLRGCSSLKEIHQSIGNLDRLIDLDLNGCKKLADLPRSICQLKSLANLNIGSCSSKHALPVDLGDMQSLKKLLSLYAGIKQLPGSVELLRDLVILEVGGQNEEANRSFSRRRVHRVQSLSTSISQLSITYCVLSEEDIPRDIGSLSSLLSLDLSGNNFQCLPFDFSKLGCLESLKLSDRENLQTHPSVSKLENFKKFELVNCKNLVKITSSYGQSIQRRLLYLTCSSISMQKSSKSEIEDHSHSQMKRSLEITEVSGEKVPKYSFTSILDQKTNVLNARV; encoded by the exons ATGAGATGCGCAAAAGAATGgagatttgaatttgaaaagctAAAAGCAATCCCTCATAGTGATATCCATGAGATTCTTAAGATAAGCTTTGATGGCCTTGATGATGATACTCAGAGTGTTTTCCTTGATATTGCGTGCATTTTTCATGGGTTTTACAAGGACGAAGTTACCAAAACATTAAATGCATGTGGTTTTCATTCTGAAAGTGCAATTTCAACTTTGGTCCGAAAATGCTTGCTCCAAAGGGATATGTATCATTTAGTGATGCATGATCTAGTCCGAGATATGGGAAGAGAAGTCGTTCACATGGAATCACCTCGAGACCCTGGAAAACGAAGTAGATTGTTTAGCCCACAAGCAGTCCATGATGTTCTACAAGGAAATAAA GTAGAAGTACTGAAGGTGGATGGACAGGCATTAACTGGAGAGAGCTTAAGCACCAAAGcatttaagaaaatgaaaaatcttaGGGTGCTTATAATTGATGAATTACATATTAGTGGAGACTTTGAGCTGTTGTCCAAGGAGTTCAGATTGTTGTCTTGGCTAAAATGTCCTTTAAAGTGTATACCATCAAAATTTCCAGCTGAGAAACTAGTAGTTCTGGATATGAAAGAGAGTAATATCCAAGAATTTGGATTGAATTTGAAG TGCAAGCGCCTTAAAAGAACACCAAACTTCAGTGGTTCAAAAAGCCTTGAGACTTTGCGGCTTCGTGGTTGCTCAAGTCTGAAGGAGATCCATCAATCAATTGGAAATTTAGACAGACTAATTGATCTAGATTTGAATGGTTGCAAAAAGCTTGCGGATCTTCCGCGCAGCATATGTCAGCTAAAATCCCTTGCAAACTTAAACATTGGAAGCTGCTCATCTAAACATGCGCTGCCAGTTGACCTTGGAGATATGCAAAGTCTAAAAAAACTTTTGTCACTTTATGCAGGTATAAAACAATTGCCTGGATCTGTTGAACTGCTAAGAGATCTTGTAATTTTGGAAGTGGGAGGTCAAAATGAAGAGGCAAACAGGAGTTTTTCTCGAAGAAGAGTCCATCGCGTACAATCCTTGTCAACTTCTATTTCGCAGTTAAGCATTACATATTGTGTTTTGTCTGAGGAAGATATTCCTAGGGATATTGGGAGTTTATCCTCCTTACTTTCTTTAGATTTGAGCGGCAACAATTTCCAGTGTCTACCGTTTGACTTTTCTAAGTTAGGATGCTTGGAGTCCTTGAAATTGAGTGACCGTGAGAATCTTCAAACACACCCATCAGTATCtaaattagaaaattttaagaaatttgaaCTTGTAAATTGCAAGAACTTGGTTAAGATTACGAGCTCATATGGACAATCCATTCAACGAAGGCTTCTTTATCTAACGTGCTCTAGCATTTCCATGCAGAAAAGTTCGAAATCGG AGATCGAGGATCATTCCCATTCTCAGATGAAGAGAAGCCTGGAGATAACTGAAGTCTCAGGTGAAAAAGTACCCAAGTACAGTTTCACCTCAATACTTGATCAAAAAACCAATGTCCTGAATGCTAGAGTCAA